GTATATTTTACCCTAACCAGTAATCTGTTGGAAGTAGAGCTTCTCGATTTTTCGCAGCGATGTATCGAAAACCGTGTAAATCATGCACAGTGCCTTTATGTTGTGAAGTCATTTGGTGAATTGAACCAACTAAGAAGTGCTAAACAATTCGgtcgatgcgcctccagcgtttgctggAGGAGAGGTCAAAATACGAAGTACATaaggaaaatgtcgacatccaaagcgcgcgtaatacgaatacaacacaggaacataatgtcattgtgttttaatgtcaatataatgatgttacacgcGAATGCGCAGTAAAACTGTAATTTACAATTAAAGTAGACCCATTTTCTTCTATTGATCACatggaatccttcgtggagctgttttcaaaaTTATTAGGACCTAtcatcacactcgcgtgaaaatccaCTGATGGTTAGAACGATGAAGTTATTTTGAACGTTGGCATAGAGCAGTGAGCATTTGCGAATTAAGCGAGTAGTCATTATTTTAATCTATTTTTGTATAGTTGTATGAATGTGTTTTCTCCCAAACCAGGGATATGCCCAAACCAACTGAAATACATTTTCATTACCAAAATAATAGTAATTTCAACTTCTCAAATCTGAGTGCTAAGTTATGACGACGACGTTTCTCTCGACGCACTGTCGCATACTCGCGTTAATGGTAATGGCAAATAATATAATTGCAGACAGAATCCTTCATAACTTGCTAAATTGGCAAGTTTGTCCTTATTATGTCACCTTTGGACTTCACttgttttacattatattttacaCAAATGTCAAAAtctgtttttgatgattttaatttttaattttctgaTTTACGGCGGAGACACTGCGTCTCTTTACCTTTTGAAGGGGCGTATATTGATGGTAGTATCGTCAACCACATTTTACCCCGGAAATTTGCGTACATAAAGTCATGCACATCTGGTTGAAAGAATTAGGATATAGAGGTAAAGAACATTTCCTTAGTGTACAACATGATGCACCGTCCGGTTACCGCAAGTTACTGGTTTGGGAATCCATGTCCGCTATACAGCGCTATACAGTGCCATCCAACATGATCAAGAGAAAATAATTATGTTGTCGTTGAATATAATCCTACTCATCCTGGGTCATAATTTGAACTATTATGAAGGGGTGGTTGTTGTTGCAACCCATATATATATTTAGTGCCATACCTATACTATTACTGTTATATATAGCCCTACTTGCTGCCGATGTAAATTATATTGCTATGGtcttctctatccagtgataccaacatAATACAAACACTTAGGTGAGCGCAAAAGATTAATCTTCGATTAGCTTGAGTCATTCGGGTATACACAAACGCGCTAGCAACTATATTAAActcttgcgatttggtagttcacagtgatctttggcaaaaattgaagaaaattgtagaagaattcaaatatcacagatatacttttgtaggtcctgtggttcttgggttatgttgtaaagagggctgaaacaacaacacttttgtaaaacgtacataattcattaacaacatacaataaatcaagcaagttttcaaagtatatgatttgtagaatgaacttttgcaaaacatcaaagtgttatttttcaataacatattgatttagacaatgaaaaacGATTGTTTGGCTGCttagaccaacaatacctcgtctaccatGAAGTACAAACACTGAAATGAACGCAAAGGATTAATCTTCAATTAGTTTGAGTCATTTGGGTATACACAAACGCGCTAGAAAatgatttaatattttatttactaGGCAAGTAACTGATTTCCCTGTCCCATATCTATCATGGGTCCCATAGAACTTGTGCATCTATCTGAAACTAAtcttttgttatgctaaatagccttccGAATTTTGAATGTTGAAGGGCGCGCTGTACATACATCAGTGAATATCAAAAGAGGAGCTAGTCTGTTTCCgtgtcaaaaaatgacaaaaatgacacGGAATTTCTGGCGAACTTTTAATAATTATGCAATAACAAAGCGTTTTAGTATTTCACTTTAGAAACTACAGGGGTTGGTTGAACCACCGGCTCTTCCTAGTTCAACCACCCCTTCCTAGGACGAGGGTTAAATTGGGTATCAATTAGCTTAACTAattttatttgactttttgtCTTGTCTTTTCCAGTATCTGGTCTCCGTCCAGAATGACTCCAACGATGACACTACCGTTGTGCGTCGCCATCGTACTAACAGTGATATCATGCGCCTATTCCAAACCATTGAGACATGAAAAAGCAATGGATGTATATATAGTAGACTCTAACGTGCCTATTACCATAGCAAATGAAATCGCTAAGAAACACAAAGAAGTGAATTTCAAAGGTTCTGCCATCCCCAACCAATTCCTCTTATACGATGTGAACCACGATAGGAGGGTATCATTGGCAGAACTTGCCTACGCAACAGATACGAAGATAGAAGATGCCAAAGAACCATTCAAAGCAGCAGATATTGACAGTAAGTCATGATATACGACCGTATAATCTACAcatctattaaagccataatttacTATTTTGGTTAATTATAATCTTATTCTTtcccaaaaattatgaaatagtaTTAGTGACAactgtcaggaagggtttctaAGTCCAAATATGGTCAAGTGAAGGAAAACTACTATCTTGGCTGCTGCGGTCTTATACGGGGGATTATTGTATTAAAACTAAATTCATTTAAACATAtagtacattgtggctttaaaggAAGTTGGATATCTGTGAGTTTTCTCCAAATAATATACAAAGCTGGGCTTCGATGCATTTTACGTTTGTTCAAACTTAATATAATAATAGATTTCAGATAACGACGTAGAAAAActtattaatttttgtaaattgttACAGGACTCTCTGAAAAAAGAACACTCTTAATATGTTTCTTGCTCATCAACTCAAGTTCTGGATTTATACAGTAATAATCTGGGTCTGGAAAGTCTGAGTCATGTGCATAGATTTTGAAATAAAAGCGAAGTTAGCACaaagaattatttttttatacACCAAAGTAAGTTGGATAGCGCCATCGATAGTAAAATAGTGTACTCTAGACTTTATTTTTATCCAACGCACGTGGCGCATGAAACGTTCACTGGACCCAGCTGGAGGGCTTGTATAAACAGTATAGGCTATGTCGTATCCCAGAGATCTTTATCTCGAATTGCAGTTGTGAAAGAAAACAAGACGAGACAACACACATCAAAACATATCAAGGGAAATAATAGCATAGACATGCGGGCGAAGAGagaatacatttatatacaaaaagTAACATACGTCTCTCACACCatataatacactaagccaaaaaagaaacttttaatttttctcaaggtcatatcttaaaatcctgtgcatcaaaatgaacccaaattacacacaggattacttcaatactctactctaaacacatgtcagtaaccaagcagttgtccacaTTATATAATACACCGTTgtacaactgcttggttactgatatgtatttagagtagagtattgaagtaatcctgtgtgtaatttgggttcattttgatgcacatggttttaagatatgaccttgtgaaaaattataagtttcgtttttggcttagtgtaattTTCACTAAGTCTTGCGTCTGTTTACCAGCGTTACGATACTTGTTCTGAGTCATATTCCTTACCTGTCGGCTAATGATTTTCTATAATTCTTTATTTCAGGGGATTGGTACTTATCTTTGGAAGAGTTCACTCAAGCGCCATGGATATTTGAAGCAGAAGGTGTTACTATGCGTATGGACACACTAGATGACAACAATTAACGCATGTTGCTGTCTATGGAGTTACCTTATACATTAGCTATTCCAAAGATTCCATTGCCGctcttgaaataaacaaaaaactgATAAACAAGAGCAAAGCAAAAACAATGCTATTTAATCATTATAATTTTGTGTGAGCAAGTGATTATTGTAAGAGTCAGACTGTCAGAGAGTTTGCCAACCGTCGGTTCTCCTCAATATGAAACATTTTGTTGATATGAGATTTTGATaagcattttttaaccaacttgAACTCATCTGCTACCATGATGTACAAAAACTTCAAGTCAACTTGTGGATAACGTACATTTCACGAGCTAATTGCCCAACATAGTGTTAACGTGGATATTGCTATATGCATATCTGCAATTTATGCatctgaaattgagttattgttaACGATCATCATAATAATGCCGAAATAATGCAGCAATcagcttcttcaactcatcagaCCTTTCAAGGTCATATCTAGATTGCTGCTTAAATATTACCTAGATTGCAGCAATCAGCTTCTCCGACTGACCAGGTCATTACTTACATGACTTAGATTGCTGCTTAAAGTGGATTGAAATAGTAGGTAATAGTGATATGAAACCAAACgtaaaaactacatgtaataTAAGTTCAAATGCTTGTCataaatagtgtcaaattcaaataGCTACATATGAAACTGCAGAAGCAAATAAGACAACACACTTTAGCTCATGTAAGCAGGTTCGCCACAGTTTTCGCtgtttgatttgtaattttttcttgttttttgtctcctgtattttgtctgtgtttaACTTGTTCCCTCACAAGTTGGTAGTAACCTCCTTCTTTTCATTTGGATTGAAATGCAGAAAAGATAGCCCAAGAGAAAATGTGATCTTTTATGATGTTGTTGGTTTTGTGAAGGACAAAAAAAAAGAGGGTCGCCGACTGAGAGGTGAATGTCACTTATGGATTTATTAATGACTCGATGTATTTTATGTATAATATTCATTATTATTCGttaattatttctttaaacaCTAATCGATATTAGTTATGCATTTCTAATTATATGTGAAAACAATGTATGCTGCCTTAACCATTTAACCTTACCCTGCAGGATCTGATGCCAGTGAGCGATCCATCAGATATGCTATATATTAGTCTCATATCCCTGATATTAGGTCCCCTGGATCTACGTCGATCTTCAGCTACAAATTTATGGCAATCATCTATGTTATAAAATGCGTATATTAATATGAAATGAAGGCTACTTTGACTATTTATAAAGCTGCAATTAgcacaatatttgtttttatcagTTAATAACAATAATTTAAGAATTGTTTTATTGTGTTCTCCTGGAGAATgttctttcaaaaaataaaatattaaatggtATTCTTGACAAGAGTCGGTGTGTGGGGGtgcggggtgtgtgtggggggggggggtgtaggggtgtgtttacCGACAAACGAGAACACGTacatgacatttcacatttaaaccatGGACCACTCTACAAAGGGGAACTGCCCTCGGTTTCGGAGGTCTGCAAATGGTGGCTGTCAAAGGTGTCGTTTAAAGTAGGTGGTCATTTTCAGAGGTGGCCATGCTGTCGGTGCTGGCGTACTGAAGATACCATGACATATGTGACAATGCTGCGAACATAAAGTGAACTGCCCTTTATTCACTTAAATGTTGGTTAAGAAGAAGTTGGACTTAATACAGACGAAAACTCATCTTTTCAACGTTAAAGTTGAAAGCACAGCTGAAAGCAGACCTGTGTCATTTATGAATTATTTAGTTGATCATTCTTTGACCGTCTGTGTAGTTTTAGTTTATTTTTACTAACAAATCAAACATACATAAGACCCAGAATGAAAATAAGTATTTTGATCCTTCTTTAACCGTACTAtctatttgacaaaataatgtaGTCTTTCTTTTCTTGAGCATATTTCTAATCATGGATTGTAATCTTTAGATTTCAAACAAGCATTAAATGATGAATTAAAAAGTGACACTACAGTCAAGATACCAATTGAATTTGTTCGTATTAATTTCATTTCTCAAGTAATAACTGAACATACCCTTCACTTTCTGTCTTATGTAAAGATTAGGAGCAAAAACTATAGTACATTTGGCTTCCTCGTATCACGCGCTACAGATGcacagcatgatgcagtcatgtctacagtagaattcatctcgacctttgcaggactttgcagttgggtaaccgattataaaggaaacgaaaggaaacaatggtatgtgtacctttgttcacgaaatgagacaatggcgtgctttttgtaaaccagcattcttgaaaatgagcaacataatgattgttgacttaacacggtttggaaataatttcttcatatttttggtgttatctgtcgtttacatatccttcctaaaacacaaaagtgcgaccctctccaaacacctaaattagctaaaaatttaggacatgttacaaaactatattgtctagaattttagaagagtacttttaatattggccggttatttttcacacagcgacgttaactaggcaatgtactattacctataacattaactaaaacaccaaagtacgaatatttccaaacatctaaattagctaaaaatttaggacatgttaaaaactatattttctagaactttagaagagtacttttaatattggccggttatttttcacacagcgacgttaactagtcatatccccatacttttaacgtaggctatttgtagaggtcacgcgtcaatgggaaagagcactgtgtattgtgtataggaaaacggacagtaactgcagtatggatggGGGTGATCTCGCGTGTGTGTGTGGACGCTACTGTCTCAAGAAAACCAAATGGACTATAATAGAGTCCAAATGGACTATAATAGATTGAATGCTTTTATTGATAAGCACCTTTTAATATTTAACATGAAAACATAAGTGAAAGCAAACCTGTATCATGTATGAAGCATGattatcaattgaatacctgaatacaaaacccacccaagtccatactttggccaaattgagttaagcatgggcgATTGTTGCTTATCATAGGTCTATCGTATGTTGCGGTGATAGCAACATTGATGACGAAATAAGTGGTAAATAACGCAGAAATGAAGCTGAATGagcacagaaaaagaaaaaagactgAGAACAAAGGGTAATGAATACGCTTGCTATGTGATTCAAAACCCAAGTCTGGCATACAAAATGACCCCTCACGAAGTCCCcgatgctaatcgtcatacctaagtaatacagtttaacccactcatttgcatgtaaaacttaccCTATTTatcaggtaaatctaactgaaggaattaaaatgatacacagttttttagttttctcaaaatcactttccatggacttgggtgggttttgtattcatgtaatcaattattagagagattgcgatgttccatacgtgcTGCGTGGACCGTTGCTGTGTCATTTATGAAGCATGATTATCAATTATTATTGAGATTGCGATGTTACATACGTGCTGCGTGGACCGTACGTTTATACGGTATTCAAAACGTGCGTTCATATTGCTAGTCTGTTCCAAGCTGGATGTGCTCCTTcgcacgaaggagaacaaggcggctggaacaaagactaacatctgatCTGGTTACAAGAGGGCGAAAGCCTTGAAATTTAGTGGTCACCGGGTCTAATGTCTACTTCAATACaacatgcttttgattttgactaaaaaccatGGTTaataacatgctgcttaaaattaATTATATTTCAGTGCTTCCTaaatattatggttgccaaaaaaaaaatatatatatatataaggtccactacatccatatatagACTTTCCTACGTATATTTATTATCCTTGACTCACTTTAAAGGGCCCCaatcgacaacatcatcccctcgatttttgtcattgttaatgCGTTTTTGGCATCACGAAATAGATCGTATTTTTCTCAAcattgcttgcctgcccagaatgcagttCACGCATACTAAGGTATTGGATGgcaaattgtgatatttattcacatttacgctgaaaaccaatagggttatccCCCCTTTAATATATTgttaaatggacaaattttgtgcattttcgacGTAGTCTCCACGTTCATTTTATACGTGtgaaatcttcaaaactggctaaatacgcgacctcgcttcgatacatcGACAGTGCTTTTAAGTGAAATACAAGTGTCGTAATCAATGTTTATCCGGTGTGTTTCATCCTGGGAACATGAAATGTTTTATAGCAGTAGACTTCTTGACATAAATTATATCATGCCAGGAATAAGTTTTCAATTAGACTTTCTCCCCTACAGACATGATAGATGACCATACAGCCGAAGATGCATTTTCACCTGTTAAGTTCAAATATTAGTGATTAATGAAACCGGGTTCAGGGTAGACATTTTCAGGAAGTCAACATTGGATACCTGCCAAGCATACAATCGAGTGGTCACTTATAGAATGTGTTCTTCTCCTCAGGCCTGGACAAATAAGCATATACGGTGTGTAAGTGCGTGCTACCGTTGCTTAATGCTTAATTGATTGCGGCATACAACTACTCAACCTTGTTAGTTGATCTGGAAGATGATATTAATTTGAAGGGTATACATTCTGAACAAAAGTCATCATCTAAATAGACCATGTGCAATACAACTGCGTCTTTAAAACACATTCCAGAGAACAGCACGACAAACATGATTCGAACAGATGATTCAACACAACAAGAAACACAACAAATTattatgaaagaaacaaaatacaGTCATATTTAAGTGAACAATATGAAAATGGCTACTTGGCGTTGAAGACAGAAGAGAGATGCGAAAAGGTGCACACCGGGAAGCCACCAACACAGAAGCTACTACTGCGTATTACGTAGGTTAATATAGTAGGGAATGGGGCTTTTAGCAAATCTGCTTGTGCGTGCACGCAAGTTAGAGATATGGGCTGCATTTCTCGGCTGTCTTTCCTGGACTTTAAGCTACTAGGAGGGAGCAACATGTTGGTACGCTCTGATATAGCAAGCGAATGCGCAAACTTAAGCGAGTGATGCTCCCGGTGATGCTCCCTCCTGGCAGAGAAAAAGAGTGTGAGAACCTAGCTTACAAACACTAGCTGCATTATCATAAGAAATATAATCAGCACCTAAAATGATGCCCTTTTTGGACACGTTCATATGCACAGGATTGCTTAACAGTGAGCGATGAATGGCAAATGGCATCGGAGTCTTCCAAAAGGGGACGTATGTTAACCAATGTAAACTGTGGTCAGCTCAGAAACATTGAAACCAAAACGTTTCAGAAAACAGAGCATGAAGAGGCTtttgttggcacacttgcacatgTGATCCACCTGGGCATCCCATTTAAGATCTTACTGTATGAAGATGACCAGGACttgaaacaaaagaaagcaatgaTGGGCCTATCTTCAGATCGGGATGAGAAGGTGGGTTTCTCATTCTCATTAATGGCATATCCTCTTCTAGCCAAACTTTGATCTACGGCGTGCCACAAGGATCTTTTCTAGGTCCCCTTTTATTTGCCATCTATATGCTGCCTCTCGGGAAACTCATCCGTCAGTATGAACTCGATCTGCATTTTTATGCAGATGACACACAGCTGTATGCATCGGTGTGTCCAACATCTGAGGAGGGTGTAACTCAAGCTGtgtcaaatgtgaaaatttggatGTCCAAAAATTGTCTCAAACTCAATGCTGAAAAAAATGAAGTTATGGTGATTGGTTTTAGTCTAGAGCGCAGTTGGCAAAGTTCAACTTGCCTTCAGTGAATATCGCTGGTGTCAACGTCCCCGTTCAGAGAAACCCTGTTAGAAATCTAGGGGTCGTGTTCGATCCTGGGTTGACAATGATCTCCCATGTTGCAAATGTTAGCAAGACTGCCAATTATCATCTCATTAACATCAGTAGGGCTCGCAAAATGCTTACAACAGAAGCTGATAAGTTAGCCGTGCATACCCTTGTTACCAGCAGACTGGACTATTGCAACAGCCTCTTGACAGGCATCAGCAAATCTCTTATCATCAGACTCCAAAATGTACAACGCACTTCAGCCAGGATCATCGCTAAGCGTAGAAAATTTGACTCAATCACTCATGAACTTGTTGCGCTCCACTGGCTCCCCATACAGCAACGCATCATTTTCAAAGTCCTCCTTTTAGTCTACAAAGCTCACCACAAACTGTCTCCTTGTTACATCTCTGATTTGCTTCAGCCACAACCGGTTCGTCGACAACTGCGGTCATCAACATCATCTCCTCAGTTTCTTGAACTCAGAACCCATTGTGTGTCATTCGCAGACAGATCTTTTTCATGCTTCGGACCAAAAGAGTGGAACAAACTTCCGATCCATATTAAGAATGCTCAGACTGTTGGCATTTTCAAAAAGCTGCTAAAATGCCATCTGTTCCAACAAGCCTATCAGACTTGAATTCTTGTGTCTGCCTTTCAGCGCCTTTGAACAATTGACTTTTTGTATATTGGCGCTTTatacatttttgttgttgttattgttgtttctCATGAAACAAATTTGAATAACTTGTCATTTGTCAGTCAGGGTTATGTTTCAGGCGGTTACTTACAGACCAGTCCAAGAAGTCATCAAGATCATACTGAAGGTTGTCTTTCTCAATACACACACGGTTCTCAACGAATGTACCATCCCGGCTGATATATTGGTAGGGTAAGATGCGCAGTGTCTACACAATCATGTTTAAAACTAAGATTCAGGGACGTATTCTAAATTGCTGCTTATACAAAATCTATTAtcgtatttatattattttcccTTTAAGAAATTTTGAAAGTTAGCTTTAGTGTAATACATATCGGTTtggtgatattttctttttcGAACTAGGATAATACGTATCGGAGCGAAGAAGTAATGATTCATCTCATTCGTTTATTAGCAATCGGTCATCATCACTATGCAGCAATTCAACTATGAAGACAGTTTTATTTGgcgaaacaaaatgttgtttcaaGACATTTTCCAGTTCAACTTACAAGGTTGAGCAGTTGTATGCCACAGTCAATTAGGCATTACGCAACGGTAGCACGCACTTACGTACCGTATATGCTTATTTGTCCAGGCTTGAGGAGGAGAACAAATTATTTAAGTGACCACTCGATTGTATGTTTGGCAGGTATCCAATGTTGACTTCCTGTAGGACATGTCTTCTGAACCGGTTTCATCAATCGCCAATGTTTGCACTTAAAAGGTGAAAAGGCATTTTCGGCTGTATGGTCATCTGTAGGGGGAGAGATTCTAATTGAAAACTTATTCCTGGAATTATTTCAAGAAGTCTACTGCTACAAAATATTTTATGGGCCCCGGATGAAACACGGCTGATAAACATTGATTACGCCACGCTTATTCACTTAAAGGCATTAGCAGTAATAATAGCTGCTGTGCAGTAACGCACTACAACTGCtaaaggggttggtcacccacctttgcacagtatttttaaaggacattcctcgtattcagaatgcaatttgatgtgtgtgATGTGCTTTCCGGTCCCACACAAATattatgcaaacgttgctatccgagcccttaaaaggTTACATTTTAATTAACttgaaagaaatgaagaaaaaagcAATGCTAACTTATTGTGAAGCTCCATTCAATAAACGATATTGTACATTAAAGTAGATGTCGGTAAGCATCCGACATTAAAGATCTCCTCCAGCCTTAATACATATCACTTACGTTATTACACTTATACCTCTTAGAAAAGTGCGAAAATctgatttaatgatgttttgGATTTTGTGATTTCATAGCGAATCACTGATTGTGCCTTTAAACAACATTTGACCACAGACTGTAGAACGGTTGTGAAATGTAAAGTGAAGTGAGCGCAGCAACCTGAATGCCGATTTGCTCTCCTAATTCTTTATCACGTGATGAATAAGGAGTAAATCACACATTTGCAGGGGACTAGATCGGGATGGAGGATTGCGTAGACAGCTTTACATGGCCTTCGGTCAATTATAATTGACCCGTCAAAATCAGATGTGCATGATCCAATAATATTTGCGTCAATCAATGTTTTAAATAAGAGTCCACTGACATGATTGACTTGACAAGCAAGCAGGTCATACAAATAATAACTTATCAGAATCACCATTAAAGCTTGTCTATTCAAGCAATTGTCAGAATTGTAGTAAGTGTGCCTAAACGGTTTGAATTTGTTAGGATTGTACTTAAATATGGATTTGAA
The Amphiura filiformis chromosome 3, Afil_fr2py, whole genome shotgun sequence DNA segment above includes these coding regions:
- the LOC140148691 gene encoding EF-hand calcium-binding domain-containing protein 1-like — translated: MTPTMTLPLCVAIVLTVISCAYSKPLRHEKAMDVYIVDSNVPITIANEIAKKHKEVNFKGSAIPNQFLLYDVNHDRRVSLAELAYATDTKIEDAKEPFKAADIDRDWYLSLEEFTQAPWIFEAEGVTMRMDTLDDNN